The Pogona vitticeps strain Pit_001003342236 chromosome 6, PviZW2.1, whole genome shotgun sequence genome contains a region encoding:
- the PRMT5 gene encoding protein arginine N-methyltransferase 5 isoform X3, with protein MAAAAMAAAAASAVGPGAASVARVSCGRDLSCVPEVAGTLGAVARQGFDFLCMPVFHPRYKREFFLEPAKNRPGPQTRSDLLLSGRDWNTLIVGKLSPWIQADSNVEKVRRNSEMAVLEELNFGAYLGLPAFLLPLTQAENPNLARVLCNHINTGHHTSMFWMRVPLLAPEDLRDDVIENEPMQGIEEESAGEEKTWQWWHNFRTLCDYNKRIAVALEVGPDLPSNHVIDRWLGEPIKAAILPTSIFLTNKKGFPVLSKMHQRLIFRLLKLEVQFIITGTHHHPEKEFCSYLQYLEYLSQNCPPPSAYELFAKGYEDYLQSPLQPLMDNLESQTYEVFEKDPIKYSQYQQAIYKCLLDRVPDEEKETNVQVVMVLGAGRGPLVNASLRAARQADRRIKIYAVEKNPNAVVTLESWQYEEWGSQVTVVSRDMREWEAPEKADLMVSELLGSFADNELSPECLDGAQHCLKEGGVSIPCDYTSFLGPISSSKLYNEVRACREKDRDPEAQFEMPYVVRLHNFHQLAPPKPCFSFRHPNPDSIKDNNRYQTLEFQVNVNTVLHGFAGYFETTLYGDITLSIRPETHSPGMFSWFPIFFPIKQPMSVQAGERIRVAFWRCSTSKKVWYEWAVVSPMCSVIHNPTGRSYTIGL; from the exons atggcggcggcggcgatggCGGCAGCAGCGGCGTCCGCGGTCGGTCCGGGAGCAGCCTCGGTGGCTCGCGTCTCCTGCGGGAGAGACCTCAGCTGCGTCCCCGAGGTGGCGGGCACCCTTGGTGCGGTGGCCAGGCAGGG GTTTGATTTCCTCTGCATGCCTGTTTTTCACCCCCGTTACAAAAGGGAGTTTTTCCTCGAACCAGCGAAAAACCGACCAGGACCTCAGACCCGCTCTGACCTGTTGCTCTCAGGAAGAG ATTGGAACACGCTGATTGTGGGCAAACTGTCCCCATGGATCCAGGCTGATTCCAACGTGGAGAAAGTCCGCAGAAATTCGGAGATG GCCGTGTTGGAAGAACTGAATTTTGGGGCGTACTTGGGGCTCCCTGCTTTCCTTCTACCCCTGACGCAGGCGGAGAACCCCAACTTAGCACGGGTTTTATGCAACCACATCAATACCGGGCATCATACTTCCATG TTCTGGATGCGGGTTCCGCTGCTGGCCCCCGAAGACTTGCGGGATGATGTGATTGAAAATGAACCCATGCAGGGAATAGAAGAGGAGAGCGCAGGCGAGGAGAAAACCTGGCAGTG GTGGCATAACTTCCGGACGCTGTGCGACTACAACAAGCGTATCGCTGTGG CCCTGGAGGTGGGGCCCGACTTGCCCTCCAACCACGTCATCGACCGCTGGTTGGGGGAGCCCATCAAGGCGGCCATCCTGCCCACCAGCATCTTCCTGACCAATAAGAAAGGCTTCCCAGTTCTCTCCAAGATGCATCAGCGCCTGATCTTTCGCCTGCTGAAG CTTGAGGTCCAGTTCATCATCACAggcacccaccaccaccccgaaaaGGAGTTTTGCTCCTACCTTCAGTACCTGGAATATCTCAGCCAGAACTGCCCACCGCCGTCCGCCTATGAGCTTTTCGCAAAGGGCTATGAGGACTATCTCCAGTCTCCGCTGCAG CCCTTGATGGACAATTTGGAATCGCAGACATACGAGGTTTTTGAGAAGGACCCCATCAAGTACTCCCAGTACCAACAG GCGATCTACAAGTGCCTGCTAGACCGTGTGCCCGATGAGGAGAAAGAAACAAACGTTCA GGTGGTGATGGTGCTGGGAGCAGGACGGGGCCCCCTCGTGAACGCCTCGCTGCGGGCGGCGCGGCAGGCCGACCGACGCATCAAGATTTATGCTGTGGAGAAAAATCCAAATGCAGTTGTGAC GTTGGAGAGCTGGCAATACGAGGAGTGGGGTTCTCAGGTGACGGTGGTTTCCCGCGACATGCGGGAATGGGAGGCGCCGGAGAAGGCCGACCTCATGGTGTCGGAGCTGTTGGGGTCGTTCGCCGACAACGAGCTCTCCCCGGAATGTCTCGACGGGGCCCAGCACTGCCTGAAAG AGGGGGGCGTGAGCATCCCTTGCGATTATACCTCCTTCTTGGGCCCCATCTCCTCCTCGAAGCTTTACAACGAAGTCCGTGCCTGCCGTGAGAAAGACCGGgatccagag GCTCAGTTTGAAATGCCTTACGTTGTTCGGCTTCACAACTTCCACCAATTAGCACCCCCTAAACCTTGCTTCTCCTTCAGACATCCCAACCCAG ACTCTATCAAAGATAACAACCGCTACCAGACGCTCGAGTTCCAGGTCAATGTGAACACCGTGCTTCATGGTTTTGCTGGGTACTTTGAGACCACCCTCTATGGAGACATCACTCTCA GTATTCGTCCGGAAACTCACTCACCAGGCATGTTTTCATGGTTCCCTATTTTCTTCCCCATCAAG CAACCTATGAGCGTGCAGGCAGGCGAGCGTATCCGGGTGGCCTTCTGGCGTTGCAGCACCTCCAAGAAAGTTTGGTACGAGTGGGCTGTAGTTTCCCCCATGTGCTCTGTCATCCACAACCCCACGGGACGTTCCTACACAATTGGATTGTGA
- the HAUS4 gene encoding HAUS augmin-like complex subunit 4: MASASGIVGAQLLQQGPGRLLPPCSLTEEDLAACPGLANLLLGLTKYMDSSGLSVNLAQQMEETRKELQLRRANWLKWEALSRLLQEALRDLAAGPVPQDRKFLEVLEQQLLVAELKRILDLDRSLQGTQSSLLGLRSSHMAELLPPNQELEQMRKHLPAELEKRLKSKCLAVLSYYRPESDGAGETARAAMFGTLAGNLVEEKQRLQEAQDRHEELVGLLEQQKVAYPQVLLRCLAILKRLARECRLGSQSQLDSLNTQYLEMKCSAMFLKIRLEELSILLETYTPEKVDVHRKMRDSLQATLSQEEQDLATSQKILSNYEVLGPEFEELVKEYARLQAVIENRRWVLTEFSKD, translated from the exons ATGGCATCGGCTTCAGGGATTGTTGGCGCCCAGCTGCTGCAGCAAG GTCCTGGAAGGCTCCTGCCCCCTTGCTCGCTGACCGAGGAGGATTTGGCTGCTTGTCCTGGCTTGGCTAACCTCCTTCTGGGCCTGACTAAATATATGGATTCCAGCGGACTCAGTGTCAACTTGGCGCAGCAAATGGAGGAG accCGAAAAGAATTACAGTTACGCCGAGCAAACTGGCTGAAATGGGAGGCTTTGTCACGGCTTCTTCAGGAGGCGCTGAGAGACCTGGCAGCCGGTCCTGTTCCACAGGACAGAAAA TTCTTGGAGGTCCTGGAGCAGCAGCTTTTGGTAGCCGAGTTGAAACGAATCCTGGATCTCGACCGCTCGTTGCAGGGCACCCAGTCCTCTCTCTTGGGTTTACGATCCTCTCACATGGCGGAGCTCCTTCCTCCCAACCAA GAGCTGGAGCAAATGCGAAAGCACCTCCCTGCGGAATTGGAGAAGCGTCTGAAGTCCAAATGTTTGGCCGTGCTCAGCTACTACCGTCCTGAGAGCG ATGGTGCCGGGGAGACGGCGCGCGCAGCCATGTTTGGGACCCTGGCAGGGAATCTGGTCGAAGAGAAGCAGCGTTTGCAGGAGGCCCAGGATCGTCACGAGGAGCTGGTGGGGCTGCTGGAACAGCAGAAAGTGGCGTATCCCCAG GTCCTGTTACGCTGCTTAGCCATCCTAAAACGCTTGGCTCGCGAGTGTCGCCTTGGTAGCCAATCTCAACTGGACAGTCTCAACACCCAGTACTTGGAGATGAAGTGCAGTGCCATGTTTCTCAAGATACG GCTTGAGGAACTGAGCATCCTTTTAGAAACATACACGCCTGAGAAAGTGGACGTGCACCGTAAGATGAG GGACAGCCTTCAGGCAACGCTAAGCCAAGAAGAGCAAGACCTGGCCACTTCCCAGAAGATCCTTTCCAACTATGAAGTGCTCGGCCCTGAGTTCGAGGAACTGGTGAAAGAGTACGCCCGGCTGCAAGCTGTCATTGAGAACAGGCGGTGGGTGCTGACGGAGTTTAGCAAAGACTGA
- the PRMT5 gene encoding protein arginine N-methyltransferase 5 isoform X1, translated as MAAAAMAAAAASAVGPGAASVARVSCGRDLSCVPEVAGTLGAVARQGGQPAASRRPARTMSPTYIPHQLACRNLPPYVAAALHDLIYKSLWSDAVRWEERFDFLCMPVFHPRYKREFFLEPAKNRPGPQTRSDLLLSGRDWNTLIVGKLSPWIQADSNVEKVRRNSEMAVLEELNFGAYLGLPAFLLPLTQAENPNLARVLCNHINTGHHTSMFWMRVPLLAPEDLRDDVIENEPMQGIEEESAGEEKTWQWWHNFRTLCDYNKRIAVALEVGPDLPSNHVIDRWLGEPIKAAILPTSIFLTNKKGFPVLSKMHQRLIFRLLKLEVQFIITGTHHHPEKEFCSYLQYLEYLSQNCPPPSAYELFAKGYEDYLQSPLQPLMDNLESQTYEVFEKDPIKYSQYQQAIYKCLLDRVPDEEKETNVQVVMVLGAGRGPLVNASLRAARQADRRIKIYAVEKNPNAVVTLESWQYEEWGSQVTVVSRDMREWEAPEKADLMVSELLGSFADNELSPECLDGAQHCLKEGGVSIPCDYTSFLGPISSSKLYNEVRACREKDRDPEAQFEMPYVVRLHNFHQLAPPKPCFSFRHPNPDSIKDNNRYQTLEFQVNVNTVLHGFAGYFETTLYGDITLSIRPETHSPGMFSWFPIFFPIKQPMSVQAGERIRVAFWRCSTSKKVWYEWAVVSPMCSVIHNPTGRSYTIGL; from the exons atggcggcggcggcgatggCGGCAGCAGCGGCGTCCGCGGTCGGTCCGGGAGCAGCCTCGGTGGCTCGCGTCTCCTGCGGGAGAGACCTCAGCTGCGTCCCCGAGGTGGCGGGCACCCTTGGTGCGGTGGCCAGGCAGGG TGGCCAGCCAGCTGCCTCCAGGAGACCTGCAAGAACAATGAGTCCTACTTATATTCCCCACCAGCTGGCATGCAGAAACCTACCCCCCTATGTTGCAGCTGCTCTACATGATCTAATATATAAAAGCCTGTGGTCTGATGCTGTGAGATGGGAGGAAAG GTTTGATTTCCTCTGCATGCCTGTTTTTCACCCCCGTTACAAAAGGGAGTTTTTCCTCGAACCAGCGAAAAACCGACCAGGACCTCAGACCCGCTCTGACCTGTTGCTCTCAGGAAGAG ATTGGAACACGCTGATTGTGGGCAAACTGTCCCCATGGATCCAGGCTGATTCCAACGTGGAGAAAGTCCGCAGAAATTCGGAGATG GCCGTGTTGGAAGAACTGAATTTTGGGGCGTACTTGGGGCTCCCTGCTTTCCTTCTACCCCTGACGCAGGCGGAGAACCCCAACTTAGCACGGGTTTTATGCAACCACATCAATACCGGGCATCATACTTCCATG TTCTGGATGCGGGTTCCGCTGCTGGCCCCCGAAGACTTGCGGGATGATGTGATTGAAAATGAACCCATGCAGGGAATAGAAGAGGAGAGCGCAGGCGAGGAGAAAACCTGGCAGTG GTGGCATAACTTCCGGACGCTGTGCGACTACAACAAGCGTATCGCTGTGG CCCTGGAGGTGGGGCCCGACTTGCCCTCCAACCACGTCATCGACCGCTGGTTGGGGGAGCCCATCAAGGCGGCCATCCTGCCCACCAGCATCTTCCTGACCAATAAGAAAGGCTTCCCAGTTCTCTCCAAGATGCATCAGCGCCTGATCTTTCGCCTGCTGAAG CTTGAGGTCCAGTTCATCATCACAggcacccaccaccaccccgaaaaGGAGTTTTGCTCCTACCTTCAGTACCTGGAATATCTCAGCCAGAACTGCCCACCGCCGTCCGCCTATGAGCTTTTCGCAAAGGGCTATGAGGACTATCTCCAGTCTCCGCTGCAG CCCTTGATGGACAATTTGGAATCGCAGACATACGAGGTTTTTGAGAAGGACCCCATCAAGTACTCCCAGTACCAACAG GCGATCTACAAGTGCCTGCTAGACCGTGTGCCCGATGAGGAGAAAGAAACAAACGTTCA GGTGGTGATGGTGCTGGGAGCAGGACGGGGCCCCCTCGTGAACGCCTCGCTGCGGGCGGCGCGGCAGGCCGACCGACGCATCAAGATTTATGCTGTGGAGAAAAATCCAAATGCAGTTGTGAC GTTGGAGAGCTGGCAATACGAGGAGTGGGGTTCTCAGGTGACGGTGGTTTCCCGCGACATGCGGGAATGGGAGGCGCCGGAGAAGGCCGACCTCATGGTGTCGGAGCTGTTGGGGTCGTTCGCCGACAACGAGCTCTCCCCGGAATGTCTCGACGGGGCCCAGCACTGCCTGAAAG AGGGGGGCGTGAGCATCCCTTGCGATTATACCTCCTTCTTGGGCCCCATCTCCTCCTCGAAGCTTTACAACGAAGTCCGTGCCTGCCGTGAGAAAGACCGGgatccagag GCTCAGTTTGAAATGCCTTACGTTGTTCGGCTTCACAACTTCCACCAATTAGCACCCCCTAAACCTTGCTTCTCCTTCAGACATCCCAACCCAG ACTCTATCAAAGATAACAACCGCTACCAGACGCTCGAGTTCCAGGTCAATGTGAACACCGTGCTTCATGGTTTTGCTGGGTACTTTGAGACCACCCTCTATGGAGACATCACTCTCA GTATTCGTCCGGAAACTCACTCACCAGGCATGTTTTCATGGTTCCCTATTTTCTTCCCCATCAAG CAACCTATGAGCGTGCAGGCAGGCGAGCGTATCCGGGTGGCCTTCTGGCGTTGCAGCACCTCCAAGAAAGTTTGGTACGAGTGGGCTGTAGTTTCCCCCATGTGCTCTGTCATCCACAACCCCACGGGACGTTCCTACACAATTGGATTGTGA
- the PRMT5 gene encoding protein arginine N-methyltransferase 5 isoform X2, with product MAAAAMAAAAASAVGPGAASVARVSCGRDLSCVPEVAGTLGAVARQGGQPAASRRPARTMSPTYIPHQLACRNLPPYVAAALHDLIYKSLWSDAVRWEERFDFLCMPVFHPRYKREFFLEPAKNRPGPQTRSDLLLSGRDWNTLIVGKLSPWIQADSNVEKVRRNSEMAVLEELNFGAYLGLPAFLLPLTQAENPNLARVLCNHINTGHHTSMFWMRVPLLAPEDLRDDVIENEPMQGIEEESAGEEKTWQWWHNFRTLCDYNKRIAVALEVGPDLPSNHVIDRWLGEPIKAAILPTSIFLTNKKGFPVLSKMHQRLIFRLLKLEVQFIITGTHHHPEKEFCSYLQYLEYLSQNCPPPSAYELFAKGYEDYLQSPLQPLMDNLESQTYEVFEKDPIKYSQYQQAIYKCLLDRVPDEEKETNVQVVMVLGAGRGPLVNASLRAARQADRRIKIYAVEKNPNAVVTLESWQYEEWGSQVTVVSRDMREWEAPEKADLMVSELLGSFADNELSPECLDGAQHCLKEGGVSIPCDYTSFLGPISSSKLYNEVRACREKDRDPEAQFEMPYVVRLHNFHQLAPPKPCFSFRHPNPDSIKDNNRYQTLEFQVNVNTVLHGFAGYFETTLYGDITLSIRPETHSPGMFSWFPIFFPIKAMH from the exons atggcggcggcggcgatggCGGCAGCAGCGGCGTCCGCGGTCGGTCCGGGAGCAGCCTCGGTGGCTCGCGTCTCCTGCGGGAGAGACCTCAGCTGCGTCCCCGAGGTGGCGGGCACCCTTGGTGCGGTGGCCAGGCAGGG TGGCCAGCCAGCTGCCTCCAGGAGACCTGCAAGAACAATGAGTCCTACTTATATTCCCCACCAGCTGGCATGCAGAAACCTACCCCCCTATGTTGCAGCTGCTCTACATGATCTAATATATAAAAGCCTGTGGTCTGATGCTGTGAGATGGGAGGAAAG GTTTGATTTCCTCTGCATGCCTGTTTTTCACCCCCGTTACAAAAGGGAGTTTTTCCTCGAACCAGCGAAAAACCGACCAGGACCTCAGACCCGCTCTGACCTGTTGCTCTCAGGAAGAG ATTGGAACACGCTGATTGTGGGCAAACTGTCCCCATGGATCCAGGCTGATTCCAACGTGGAGAAAGTCCGCAGAAATTCGGAGATG GCCGTGTTGGAAGAACTGAATTTTGGGGCGTACTTGGGGCTCCCTGCTTTCCTTCTACCCCTGACGCAGGCGGAGAACCCCAACTTAGCACGGGTTTTATGCAACCACATCAATACCGGGCATCATACTTCCATG TTCTGGATGCGGGTTCCGCTGCTGGCCCCCGAAGACTTGCGGGATGATGTGATTGAAAATGAACCCATGCAGGGAATAGAAGAGGAGAGCGCAGGCGAGGAGAAAACCTGGCAGTG GTGGCATAACTTCCGGACGCTGTGCGACTACAACAAGCGTATCGCTGTGG CCCTGGAGGTGGGGCCCGACTTGCCCTCCAACCACGTCATCGACCGCTGGTTGGGGGAGCCCATCAAGGCGGCCATCCTGCCCACCAGCATCTTCCTGACCAATAAGAAAGGCTTCCCAGTTCTCTCCAAGATGCATCAGCGCCTGATCTTTCGCCTGCTGAAG CTTGAGGTCCAGTTCATCATCACAggcacccaccaccaccccgaaaaGGAGTTTTGCTCCTACCTTCAGTACCTGGAATATCTCAGCCAGAACTGCCCACCGCCGTCCGCCTATGAGCTTTTCGCAAAGGGCTATGAGGACTATCTCCAGTCTCCGCTGCAG CCCTTGATGGACAATTTGGAATCGCAGACATACGAGGTTTTTGAGAAGGACCCCATCAAGTACTCCCAGTACCAACAG GCGATCTACAAGTGCCTGCTAGACCGTGTGCCCGATGAGGAGAAAGAAACAAACGTTCA GGTGGTGATGGTGCTGGGAGCAGGACGGGGCCCCCTCGTGAACGCCTCGCTGCGGGCGGCGCGGCAGGCCGACCGACGCATCAAGATTTATGCTGTGGAGAAAAATCCAAATGCAGTTGTGAC GTTGGAGAGCTGGCAATACGAGGAGTGGGGTTCTCAGGTGACGGTGGTTTCCCGCGACATGCGGGAATGGGAGGCGCCGGAGAAGGCCGACCTCATGGTGTCGGAGCTGTTGGGGTCGTTCGCCGACAACGAGCTCTCCCCGGAATGTCTCGACGGGGCCCAGCACTGCCTGAAAG AGGGGGGCGTGAGCATCCCTTGCGATTATACCTCCTTCTTGGGCCCCATCTCCTCCTCGAAGCTTTACAACGAAGTCCGTGCCTGCCGTGAGAAAGACCGGgatccagag GCTCAGTTTGAAATGCCTTACGTTGTTCGGCTTCACAACTTCCACCAATTAGCACCCCCTAAACCTTGCTTCTCCTTCAGACATCCCAACCCAG ACTCTATCAAAGATAACAACCGCTACCAGACGCTCGAGTTCCAGGTCAATGTGAACACCGTGCTTCATGGTTTTGCTGGGTACTTTGAGACCACCCTCTATGGAGACATCACTCTCA GTATTCGTCCGGAAACTCACTCACCAGGCATGTTTTCATGGTTCCCTATTTTCTTCCCCATCAAG gctatgcattga